The following proteins are co-located in the Candidatus Dormiibacterota bacterium genome:
- a CDS encoding deaminase, whose amino-acid sequence LFAGLSKHVDLKLVSRLEFGSGAVAMRYEPRR is encoded by the coding sequence CGTTGTTCGCGGGGCTATCGAAGCATGTCGACTTGAAGCTCGTGAGCCGGCTGGAGTTCGGCTCGGGGGCAGTGGCGATGCGGTACGAGCCGAGAAGGTAG